A single genomic interval of Saccharospirillum mangrovi harbors:
- a CDS encoding DUF2750 domain-containing protein translates to MSQSPSVQQLDTLPGLPAEARFDFLVRSVLDNEQVWTLRGDAGTVLMSCDGDDCLPIWPHAEFARQWISGDWADCEPLAIDLAAWMERWLPGLQEDGVALAVFPGKKEEGVVLEPLEFLDVLAGSQD, encoded by the coding sequence ATGTCTCAGTCTCCCAGCGTTCAACAACTCGATACATTGCCCGGCTTGCCAGCGGAAGCCCGGTTTGATTTTTTGGTGCGGTCCGTGCTCGACAATGAACAGGTTTGGACACTGCGCGGTGACGCCGGCACCGTCTTGATGTCGTGTGATGGCGACGACTGCCTGCCCATCTGGCCGCACGCCGAATTTGCCCGCCAATGGATCAGTGGCGACTGGGCCGACTGCGAACCGCTGGCGATTGATCTGGCGGCCTGGATGGAACGTTGGCTGCCGGGTTTGCAGGAAGACGGTGTCGCCCTGGCGGTTTTCCCCGGCAAGAAAGAAGAAGGTGTGGTGCTGGAGCCGCTCGAATTTCTCGACGTCCTGGCAGGCAGCCAGGACTGA
- a CDS encoding GNAT family N-acetyltransferase: MDLPRLIQRYNQVERIDLQLPGYQRFHNDQRVRLLSADRHGSFISYFDVSANDADALIETEIAFFRERGQAFEWKLYDYDQPADMAERLLRQGFVAGEAETFMALDLAKLDADAMSGPVVTRVQDDAGLVDAIEVQQQVWQEDLSEQLAYLRQALAAEPDNLAVYVVYLDGKAVSSSRVEFNGASPFAGIWGGGTLAEYRGRGCYSALLQRRLLDAKARGKEYVIIDASPMSQPIVARHGFVPVAMTTPYLFTP, from the coding sequence ATGGATTTACCGCGACTGATTCAACGTTACAACCAGGTCGAACGCATCGATTTGCAACTGCCGGGTTACCAGCGGTTTCACAACGACCAGCGCGTGCGTCTGCTGTCGGCCGACCGCCATGGCAGCTTTATCAGTTATTTCGACGTCAGCGCTAACGATGCCGATGCGTTGATCGAAACCGAGATCGCGTTTTTTCGCGAACGCGGTCAGGCGTTCGAATGGAAGCTGTACGACTACGACCAACCGGCCGACATGGCCGAACGTCTGCTGCGACAGGGTTTTGTCGCGGGCGAAGCCGAAACTTTTATGGCGCTCGACCTGGCAAAACTGGATGCAGACGCGATGTCGGGGCCGGTGGTTACCCGGGTGCAGGACGACGCGGGGCTGGTCGATGCCATTGAGGTGCAGCAGCAGGTCTGGCAGGAAGACCTGAGCGAACAGTTGGCGTATTTGCGTCAGGCATTGGCGGCCGAGCCGGATAATCTGGCGGTTTATGTGGTCTATCTTGATGGCAAGGCGGTGTCGTCGTCGCGGGTGGAATTTAACGGTGCCAGCCCGTTCGCCGGCATCTGGGGCGGCGGCACTTTGGCAGAGTATCGTGGCCGTGGTTGTTACTCGGCCTTGTTGCAGCGTCGGTTGCTCGATGCCAAAGCGCGCGGCAAAGAGTACGTCATTATTGATGCCTCGCCGATGAGCCAACCCATTGTTGCGCGCCACGGTTTTGTGCCGGTGGCGATGACCACACCGTATCTTTTTACACCGTAA
- a CDS encoding 1,4-dihydroxy-2-naphthoate polyprenyltransferase: MTAQAERRSNPWLLAARPRTLPAAVAPIIAAVALAFYHGFFNATLAVLALLCALGLQIMVNLANDLFDAERGIDGADRLGPTRVTQSGLISPANMRRALWLTLLFCLLTGLPLVYVGGWPLTLAGMASILAALAYSAGPWPLANHGLGEVAVLIFFGLVAVIGCYWLQSAHWHIASLWVGLMVGLPCCAILMVNNIRDIESDRRSGKRTLAVRFGRTWANRLYRAALFSPFVLSIVAASLGHLPALLVLAMVPSLFWAWRLDQQVRQFQGRELNALLARTALYELRVSLLIAIALLGLGLF; this comes from the coding sequence ATGACCGCTCAAGCCGAACGACGCTCCAACCCCTGGCTGCTGGCAGCGCGTCCGCGTACCCTGCCCGCCGCCGTGGCACCCATCATCGCGGCCGTGGCGCTGGCATTTTATCACGGTTTTTTCAACGCCACGCTGGCGGTGTTGGCGCTGCTGTGCGCACTGGGTTTGCAGATTATGGTGAACCTCGCCAACGACCTGTTCGACGCCGAACGCGGTATCGATGGCGCCGACCGACTGGGCCCGACCCGCGTCACCCAAAGCGGCTTGATCTCGCCAGCCAACATGCGCCGCGCACTCTGGCTGACGCTGCTGTTCTGCCTGCTGACCGGCTTGCCGTTGGTGTACGTCGGCGGCTGGCCGCTGACGCTGGCGGGCATGGCGTCCATCCTCGCGGCGCTGGCTTATTCCGCAGGTCCCTGGCCTTTGGCCAATCACGGTTTGGGCGAAGTGGCGGTGCTGATTTTCTTCGGGCTGGTCGCCGTCATCGGCTGCTATTGGTTGCAAAGTGCGCACTGGCACATCGCCAGTTTGTGGGTTGGGTTGATGGTCGGTTTACCGTGCTGCGCGATCTTAATGGTGAACAACATTCGCGACATCGAATCCGACCGCCGCAGCGGCAAACGCACCCTGGCGGTCCGCTTCGGTCGCACCTGGGCCAATCGACTGTATCGCGCGGCGTTATTCAGCCCCTTCGTTTTATCCATTGTCGCTGCCAGTCTCGGTCATCTGCCGGCGTTATTGGTATTGGCGATGGTACCGAGCCTGTTCTGGGCATGGCGACTGGACCAGCAAGTGCGGCAGTTTCAGGGCCGGGAACTCAATGCCTTGTTGGCACGCACCGCCCTGTATGAACTCAGAGTCAGTTTGCTGATCGCCATTGCATTGCTTGGCTTAGGTTTGTTTTGA
- a CDS encoding MFS transporter: MQVNKYRFVILATFMLALLASQVQWLSHAAVATQANEFYAIQLAASSWLNIDLLAVVYMLVFLLLSFPASYVIDTFGLRTGLFIGGGLLALFSVIKAIGSGSLLMVLLAQTGLAVAQPFLLNAITAMTMHWFPEKERALAAGLAVFAQYFGMLAAMIISPLIVAAYGNAAGFSLSLWIYAVIGVVSGLGVILLYPNPKVHSPIAHPDSVRFSEGLKLLVHSRDMLFLLLLFAVGLGIVNAVTSLIDAIVHKMALGNVGGAIGGLVLIGGMVGSLVLSTLSDRLGKRKPVILLAMIGLIPAVFGFVYADVLLADPTARFSVLLVCGFLVGFFIMGIGPVGFQYAAERTVPAPESASQGMLLWIGQISGIVFVVAMSMADGRYLTPLLHAFFYLSIVLLAVASLLKDVSLHRAADQT, encoded by the coding sequence ATGCAGGTGAATAAATATCGCTTTGTTATTTTAGCGACCTTTATGTTGGCGCTACTTGCTTCTCAGGTTCAGTGGTTATCGCATGCAGCAGTTGCCACTCAGGCGAACGAGTTTTACGCCATCCAGTTAGCGGCATCGAGTTGGTTGAATATCGACTTGCTGGCGGTGGTATACATGCTGGTGTTTTTGCTGCTCAGTTTCCCGGCTTCTTATGTGATCGATACCTTTGGTTTGCGCACTGGCTTGTTCATTGGTGGCGGTTTGCTGGCACTGTTCAGTGTGATCAAAGCAATCGGCTCCGGCTCGTTGTTGATGGTGTTGCTGGCGCAAACCGGTCTGGCTGTTGCCCAACCCTTTTTGCTTAACGCCATCACGGCTATGACCATGCATTGGTTCCCGGAAAAAGAACGCGCACTGGCGGCCGGCCTGGCGGTGTTCGCGCAGTATTTTGGCATGTTGGCGGCGATGATTATTTCACCGTTGATCGTGGCCGCTTATGGCAATGCTGCCGGTTTTTCCTTGTCGCTTTGGATATACGCCGTCATTGGTGTGGTCAGCGGTTTGGGTGTGATTTTGTTGTACCCGAATCCCAAGGTGCACAGCCCCATTGCGCATCCCGACAGTGTTCGTTTCAGCGAAGGTTTAAAACTGCTGGTGCACAGTCGCGACATGTTGTTTTTGTTGCTGTTGTTTGCCGTGGGTTTGGGCATCGTTAATGCGGTGACCAGTTTGATCGATGCCATTGTGCATAAGATGGCATTGGGCAATGTCGGCGGTGCCATTGGCGGGTTGGTGTTGATTGGTGGCATGGTGGGCAGCCTGGTGCTGTCGACGTTGTCGGATCGATTGGGCAAACGTAAACCGGTGATTTTGTTGGCGATGATCGGTTTGATTCCGGCGGTTTTCGGGTTTGTTTATGCCGATGTTTTGCTGGCCGATCCGACTGCGCGTTTTTCTGTGCTGCTGGTGTGCGGATTTCTGGTCGGGTTTTTTATCATGGGCATTGGCCCGGTGGGGTTTCAGTACGCTGCCGAACGCACGGTGCCGGCGCCTGAGTCGGCGTCGCAAGGTATGTTGCTGTGGATCGGGCAGATCTCCGGCATCGTTTTTGTGGTCGCCATGTCGATGGCCGACGGGCGCTATTTAACGCCCTTGTTGCACGCCTTCTTTTATTTGTCGATTGTGTTACTGGCGGTGGCGTCGTTACTCAAAGACGTTTCGCTGCACCGTGCGGCTGACCAAACCTGA